A single region of the Oscillospiraceae bacterium genome encodes:
- a CDS encoding peptidyl-prolyl cis-trans isomerase: MNMRERMACVLLAAALLTGGGAGCAPDAPDAPDAPASGVDGIVYPLTVGERPIPMAEYKSYFLKQKSIEEKNYGGEEIWEKEGALERLKSYVLADILHACVVKELALRCGLDPDAETDAKALAGEIKKVMAAEGSEWYIDREALTERLNRIYVKATHICLPIGEGDDPEQRYETAAQIRARAAAGEDFDVLRAQYRQVIAGPEGEESVQVLSREEEVWPPSYEDAAFGLAVGEISDVVYSGGGLYVIKRLALTEADVEERRPGVTSSYYDELYGNLYYEIKSSLEVRYDEAYDRIGTDTLCGS, translated from the coding sequence ATGAACATGAGAGAAAGAATGGCCTGTGTGCTACTGGCGGCCGCGCTTCTGACGGGGGGCGGCGCCGGTTGCGCGCCGGACGCACCGGATGCACCGGATGCACCGGCGAGCGGCGTCGACGGCATCGTTTACCCGCTCACCGTCGGAGAGCGGCCCATACCCATGGCGGAGTACAAGTCGTATTTTCTCAAACAAAAATCCATCGAGGAAAAAAACTACGGCGGCGAAGAGATCTGGGAAAAAGAAGGCGCTTTGGAGCGGCTGAAGAGCTATGTGCTCGCCGACATTTTGCACGCCTGCGTCGTCAAAGAATTGGCCCTGCGCTGCGGATTGGACCCGGATGCGGAGACGGACGCGAAGGCGCTGGCGGGTGAGATCAAGAAGGTCATGGCGGCGGAGGGAAGCGAGTGGTACATCGACCGGGAGGCGCTGACGGAGCGGCTGAATCGGATCTATGTGAAGGCGACGCACATCTGTCTGCCGATCGGCGAGGGCGACGACCCCGAGCAGCGCTACGAGACCGCGGCGCAGATCCGGGCCCGCGCCGCCGCCGGCGAGGACTTCGACGTACTGCGGGCGCAGTACCGTCAGGTCATAGCGGGTCCCGAAGGGGAGGAGAGCGTGCAGGTGCTGAGCCGCGAAGAGGAGGTGTGGCCCCCGTCCTATGAGGACGCGGCGTTCGGGCTGGCCGTGGGAGAGATCAGCGACGTCGTCTACAGCGGCGGCGGCCTATATGTCATCAAACGCCTGGCGCTCACCGAGGCGGACGTGGAAGAGAGACGCCCCGGCGTGACGTCGTCTTATTATGACGAGCTCTACGGGAATCTGTATTACGAGATCAAGTCGTCGCTGGAGGTGCGCTACGATGAGGCGTATGATCGGATCGGCACGGACACTTTGTGCGGATCTTGA
- a CDS encoding tagaturonate reductase has translation MKDAPPLHYDTLRKNRYEGYLLESAPERVLQFGEGNFLRAFADYFIDVANEKAGYNGKVVVVQPILQGLADTINAQEGLYTLYLRGFEAGRPVGSRHIVSSISRCINPYLAYQDFLHCAHNPDLRIVVSNTTEAGIVFDETASFDDAPAKNFPGKLTRLLYERFSVFGGDRRRGLIILSCELIDDNGKELKQCVLRHCAQWGLEQAFIAWLDDANLFCSTLVDRITTGYPKDEAAALNEENGYADKLLDAAEPFGLWVIEGPAWLAEELPFARAGLPVIVCDDQTPYKRRKVRILNGAHTSMSLGAYLAGKDFVRDCVEDDVICRYIHALIFEEIIPTLTLPEQALKDFALSVIERFRNPFIDHSLLAIALNSTAKWKARVLPSVKAYAARFHKIPALLLFSFAAYAKFYSGAARSGDTVVGRRGDETYAIADDAFVLSFFLEHAKDSAGALIRALCRNAQMWDEDLSQIPGFEESALAAFTLMEEKGLYEAIRTVSGGAL, from the coding sequence ATGAAAGACGCACCGCCGCTGCATTACGACACATTGCGAAAGAACCGGTACGAAGGCTACCTGCTTGAGTCGGCCCCGGAAAGGGTACTGCAATTTGGAGAAGGGAATTTTCTGCGGGCTTTTGCGGATTATTTCATCGACGTGGCCAATGAGAAAGCCGGGTACAACGGTAAGGTCGTCGTCGTTCAGCCCATTCTTCAGGGACTCGCCGACACAATCAACGCGCAGGAAGGGTTGTACACTCTCTATCTGAGGGGATTTGAGGCGGGACGTCCCGTCGGCAGCAGACACATCGTCAGTTCCATCAGCCGGTGCATCAATCCGTATCTTGCGTATCAGGACTTTCTGCACTGCGCGCACAACCCCGACCTCAGGATCGTCGTCAGCAATACCACCGAAGCCGGCATCGTCTTTGATGAGACGGCCTCGTTCGACGACGCGCCCGCCAAAAACTTTCCGGGCAAACTGACGCGTCTTTTATATGAGCGGTTTTCCGTCTTCGGCGGCGACAGGCGCCGGGGCCTCATCATCCTCTCCTGCGAACTCATCGACGACAACGGCAAAGAACTGAAACAGTGTGTACTGCGGCACTGCGCGCAGTGGGGGCTCGAACAGGCGTTCATCGCATGGCTGGACGACGCCAACCTGTTCTGCTCGACACTGGTGGACAGGATCACCACCGGGTACCCGAAAGACGAAGCCGCCGCCCTAAACGAAGAAAACGGATATGCGGACAAGCTGCTCGACGCCGCGGAACCCTTCGGCCTCTGGGTGATCGAGGGTCCGGCCTGGCTGGCGGAGGAGCTCCCCTTCGCGCGGGCAGGGCTCCCCGTCATCGTCTGCGACGACCAGACCCCCTACAAGAGGCGCAAAGTGCGCATCTTAAACGGCGCCCACACGTCCATGAGTCTCGGCGCCTATCTGGCGGGGAAGGACTTTGTGCGCGACTGCGTGGAAGACGATGTGATCTGCCGCTACATACACGCACTCATCTTCGAGGAGATCATCCCTACGCTGACGCTGCCTGAGCAGGCGCTGAAAGACTTCGCCCTCTCTGTCATCGAACGTTTTCGCAATCCTTTTATCGACCACAGTCTCCTGGCCATCGCGCTGAACTCCACCGCCAAATGGAAGGCGCGGGTGCTCCCCAGCGTCAAGGCGTATGCGGCCCGGTTCCACAAGATCCCTGCGCTGCTGCTCTTTTCTTTCGCCGCGTACGCCAAATTTTACAGCGGCGCCGCACGAAGCGGCGACACCGTGGTCGGGCGGCGCGGCGATGAGACATATGCGATCGCTGACGACGCCTTTGTGCTCTCCTTTTTCCTTGAACACGCCAAAGACAGCGCCGGCGCGCTGATCCGGGCTCTCTGCCGCAACGCCCAGATGTGGGATGAAGACCTGAGCCAGATTCCGGGATTTGAGGAAAGCGCATTGGCGGCCTTCACACTGATGGAAGAAAAAGGCCTCTACGAGGCCATCCGAACCGTGTCGGGAGGCGCCCTTTGA
- a CDS encoding altronate dehydratase family protein has protein sequence MKALVLHPADNVAVAVTDIEMGAPIGAGVLRASEKIPQGHKVALRTLARGENVIKYGFPIGHVSAESIEAGRHVHVHNLKTNLHDKTAYTYEKRDCALPAHPPGSFDGYRRGDGRAGIRNEIWVLPTVGCVNGVAARLAHENQDLVRHGLEGLYAFPHPFGCSQLGDDHALTRKTLASLAKNPNAAGVLFVALGCENNTLDGLKAELGDFDESRIKFMCCQEVADEHRAGRALLEALSANAYTARRERLPVSALTVGLKCGGSDGLSGVTANPVVGAFSDMLIAQGGSAVLTEVPEMFGAESILMNRCADEATFRKTVAMIRDFKAYFIRHGQVIYENPSPGNKEGGLSTLEDKSLGCIQKGGHAPVTDVVVPGAQVTTRGLTLLGGPGNDLVSTTLLTAAGAQMILFTTGRGTPFGAPVPTVKISTNTRLFTEKPQWIDFDAGRVVAGGHISEIARELYAFVLDTASGRAQTRNEAGRYREIALFKDGVIL, from the coding sequence TTGAAGGCCCTTGTGCTGCACCCGGCCGACAACGTCGCCGTGGCTGTGACGGACATCGAGATGGGCGCACCGATTGGAGCCGGCGTGCTGCGCGCCTCAGAAAAAATACCGCAGGGCCATAAAGTGGCGCTGCGGACTTTGGCGCGCGGTGAGAATGTCATCAAATACGGATTTCCCATCGGCCACGTCAGTGCAGAGAGCATCGAGGCGGGCCGTCACGTGCATGTCCACAACCTAAAGACAAATCTGCATGACAAAACCGCGTACACCTATGAAAAGCGGGACTGCGCCTTGCCCGCGCATCCGCCCGGCAGTTTTGACGGTTACCGGCGCGGCGACGGGCGCGCCGGGATCAGAAACGAGATATGGGTCCTGCCCACCGTCGGCTGCGTCAACGGCGTGGCGGCGCGCCTGGCCCACGAAAATCAAGATCTGGTCCGGCACGGTTTGGAGGGGCTCTATGCCTTCCCCCACCCCTTCGGATGCAGCCAATTGGGAGACGACCACGCTCTGACGCGCAAAACACTGGCCTCGCTCGCCAAAAATCCCAACGCGGCGGGGGTCTTATTCGTGGCTCTCGGGTGTGAAAACAACACGCTGGACGGTTTGAAGGCGGAATTGGGAGACTTCGACGAGAGCCGGATCAAATTCATGTGCTGCCAGGAGGTGGCTGACGAGCACCGGGCGGGACGGGCGCTCCTGGAGGCGCTTTCCGCAAACGCCTACACCGCGCGCCGGGAACGCCTGCCCGTCTCCGCCCTCACTGTCGGCCTAAAATGCGGCGGCTCGGACGGGCTGTCCGGCGTCACCGCCAATCCCGTGGTGGGCGCCTTTTCAGATATGCTCATCGCCCAGGGCGGGAGCGCGGTGCTGACCGAGGTCCCCGAGATGTTCGGTGCGGAGAGCATCTTGATGAACCGGTGTGCCGACGAGGCGACGTTTCGGAAAACCGTGGCCATGATTCGCGATTTTAAGGCCTATTTCATCCGTCACGGCCAGGTGATCTACGAAAATCCATCGCCGGGCAACAAGGAGGGCGGGCTCTCCACCCTTGAGGACAAATCGCTGGGCTGCATCCAAAAGGGCGGACACGCACCGGTGACGGACGTCGTCGTACCCGGAGCGCAGGTGACGACCCGGGGCCTCACGCTGCTCGGCGGCCCCGGCAACGACCTCGTCTCCACAACGTTGCTGACGGCCGCCGGCGCGCAGATGATTCTGTTTACCACGGGGCGCGGCACCCCCTTCGGCGCACCCGTGCCCACCGTCAAGATCTCCACCAATACCCGGCTGTTCACAGAAAAACCGCAGTGGATCGACTTCGATGCCGGGCGGGTCGTCGCGGGCGGCCATATTTCCGAAATCGCCCGCGAACTTTACGCCTTTGTGCTCGACACGGCTTCGGGCCGGGCACAGACGCGCAACGAAGCGGGCCGATACCGGGAGATTGCGCTGTTCAAAGACGGCGTCATCCTATAA
- a CDS encoding WXG100 family type VII secretion target, producing the protein MAKQVVNTDRIVFSANRLRMANNNINTAFQTLQNKAKQLDNNWTGAAGEAARTTMYQLFKNSEVRSAVLQNYINLLERQVSPGYTNAETVNTKLADKFK; encoded by the coding sequence ATGGCAAAGCAAGTGGTGAATACTGACAGAATTGTCTTTTCGGCGAATCGGCTTCGCATGGCAAATAATAATATCAACACTGCGTTTCAGACCTTGCAGAACAAGGCGAAGCAGCTTGACAACAACTGGACAGGAGCGGCGGGGGAAGCGGCGCGTACGACAATGTATCAGCTGTTTAAAAACAGCGAGGTACGTTCGGCTGTCCTTCAAAACTACATCAATCTGCTTGAACGGCAGGTAAGTCCAGGTTACACAAACGCCGAGACGGTGAATACAAAATTGGCGGACAAATTTAAATGA
- a CDS encoding glycosyl hydrolase 115 family protein translates to MCKRHGRTGRKISTRFLSFVLCLTLVIASFGLFGVSAAAVEESAPSESSPLGDLVLFAETVGPKVAVSLDNGTDAAVSGLVIIAAYDAAGKFLSAETAEVSVDADVLLSVATDAVDGADTYKAFAWDMVYVPLADNTDAVLWGGSGTGQFDLAYSGKAAKVFVDADDEEGIRHAAENVVGDIRLVTGVKSELIGEEDRLVSESAVIAGALGNPFIDQLIDDNNIDLANVAGKWEVWTTVYLDDPVGVPGVKHAMVIVGSDKRGAVYGLYNISEAIGVSPWGFFADSAPTHRDNLFLEKEAKVTKEPSVKYRGIFINDERSMDRWMEQYAAAHNFTMPYWREQGKPAYRFTHEFYVEVFDMILRQYGNYLWPAMWSNSFWKDDPLNGQLANDYGIVIGTTHQEFMNTPDKEWVWSTNSLPFQWINPSYPAPENWRYVNRDKMIEVWTENMEATKEYEAVVNMGLRGLNDVAIFPQGTKEQNIALLNDVIKEQRKIIENVHGTTDVPQSVIIYKEVEAFYYGDDASDPNLGWKASIDDDITVILCDDNHGNVRGLPMDMNRDRSGGFGMYYHFDYNGAPRSYRWVDTTPLEKIREQMMMSYDYGVDRIWVTNVGDLKFNEAPIDYWFKLAYDVDTWGALDGPDRAHKEFAEKEFGEELADDIAEIIFDYTYMNNVRKPEIVLSNTFSLTYFGEAETMLAKYEAIADKALEIKKQIPLERMDAYYNLVLHPTLISCNAWKLMINLQKNQAYQALGLPVANDYAEIARACLLFDNFTMYNTYGAPGLFYPNYASDVAQIKAVLGEDIIAADENSYYCVGDGKYYGYYPRRNQTAPYSVVSDSSIYYLGLTSWAHRTSQFAFTTTGSAWSRIYSVTPTADPSMVVLPQSWLSATLPNAKTGTVALHKFTSYGDETRYIDVGNTSLTPFDYTAAASEPWIVLDKTAGTAEKLDRIYVRVDWTKVPAGGSASGSVVIAGAGAEVAVTVTAEVFDTAGLPDKTFVETDGYISILSKHYASSVPAEKDGVTYQWTELPDYGRVLSSMKVMPTALDAGFGGGRTPGVDAPYLEYNVYIKTPGDIDIITQWAPTNGMDPRQLTTLNYGVQLGDDEEPQIVNSLARNFLVTNGGSIMWSDGAESATRTITLRNNGARNISQHTVTEPGVYTLRIYMVNDGSTLQKILVGTNTLARSTVAVLNNQLDTMTNVRFNYPAYTTPTILTGQRDGTGASNAAYFGPPESYCTEKKSDAGAHWVGTWASAQYYGDPGSSDGGTRDAGNAALTLPGATLRQIIRTAIAGPQLRLTFSNEYGATPLTIQAASVAKANGANNTSDVDVSTNTAVTFNGGSAGVTIQPGAFATSDPLDFPVAALERIAVSTYFGDVPTRLSAHIAARANSYLQRDANAILDAALTGSTFTHWFTLCSADVLAPLQNKSIVALGDSITDGYGVTNELYTRWVDILMNDLQANPDTRHLSVVNMGIGTNALLSGTNPLAARSRFERDVLNQPGVGYVVFLIGVNDLPGGNQTPANMIAAFDELFKAAAAKGIKVYGGTISPRGSSVGQDANRQTVNTWIRQQYAEGNLYGLADFDELLRNPTSQNTLSAAYRNDSIHPNAAGYAAMGDYVYSLILEDIVSSTAN, encoded by the coding sequence ATGTGTAAAAGGCACGGTCGTACAGGCCGGAAAATATCCACCCGCTTCCTCTCCTTTGTGCTATGCCTCACACTTGTGATTGCCTCGTTCGGCCTTTTCGGCGTGTCCGCCGCGGCCGTCGAAGAGAGCGCCCCATCCGAATCCTCCCCCCTCGGCGACCTCGTCCTGTTCGCCGAGACGGTCGGCCCGAAGGTCGCCGTCTCGCTGGACAATGGGACCGATGCGGCTGTCAGCGGCCTCGTCATCATCGCCGCGTATGACGCCGCCGGAAAATTCCTCTCTGCGGAAACGGCCGAAGTCAGCGTAGACGCCGACGTGCTGCTCTCCGTCGCCACGGACGCCGTCGACGGCGCCGACACATACAAGGCTTTCGCCTGGGACATGGTCTATGTGCCGCTGGCCGACAACACCGACGCCGTCCTGTGGGGCGGTTCCGGCACGGGCCAATTCGATCTCGCTTATAGCGGCAAGGCCGCGAAGGTATTTGTCGACGCCGACGACGAGGAGGGCATCCGGCACGCCGCCGAAAACGTCGTCGGCGACATCAGGCTCGTCACGGGCGTCAAGTCCGAACTCATCGGGGAAGAGGACCGCCTTGTCTCCGAATCCGCCGTCATCGCCGGCGCGCTCGGCAATCCGTTCATCGACCAACTGATCGACGACAACAACATCGACCTCGCAAACGTCGCCGGCAAGTGGGAAGTCTGGACGACTGTTTACCTCGACGACCCTGTGGGCGTGCCGGGCGTGAAACACGCCATGGTCATCGTCGGCAGCGACAAGCGCGGCGCGGTCTACGGTCTCTACAACATCTCCGAAGCCATTGGCGTCTCGCCGTGGGGCTTCTTTGCGGACAGCGCCCCCACCCACCGGGACAATCTGTTCCTTGAAAAGGAAGCCAAGGTTACAAAAGAGCCCTCCGTCAAGTACAGAGGCATCTTCATCAACGACGAGCGCAGCATGGACAGGTGGATGGAACAGTACGCCGCGGCGCACAATTTCACAATGCCCTACTGGCGCGAGCAGGGCAAGCCGGCCTACCGGTTCACGCACGAATTCTATGTCGAAGTGTTCGACATGATCCTCCGTCAGTACGGCAACTACCTGTGGCCCGCCATGTGGAGCAACTCCTTCTGGAAGGACGATCCGCTGAACGGCCAACTGGCCAACGACTACGGCATCGTCATCGGGACCACCCACCAGGAGTTCATGAACACACCGGACAAAGAATGGGTCTGGTCCACCAACAGCCTCCCGTTCCAGTGGATCAATCCGAGTTATCCGGCCCCGGAAAACTGGCGGTACGTGAACAGGGATAAGATGATTGAGGTATGGACGGAAAACATGGAGGCGACCAAGGAGTACGAGGCGGTCGTCAACATGGGTCTGCGCGGCCTCAACGACGTCGCCATCTTCCCGCAGGGGACAAAGGAGCAGAACATCGCTCTCCTAAACGACGTCATCAAGGAGCAGCGCAAGATCATCGAGAACGTCCACGGGACCACCGACGTCCCGCAGTCGGTCATCATCTATAAGGAAGTCGAAGCTTTCTACTACGGCGACGACGCGTCCGATCCCAATCTGGGCTGGAAAGCCTCGATCGACGACGACATCACGGTCATCCTCTGCGACGACAACCACGGCAACGTCCGCGGCCTTCCGATGGACATGAACCGCGACCGCTCCGGCGGCTTCGGCATGTACTATCACTTTGACTACAACGGCGCGCCGCGCTCGTACCGCTGGGTAGACACCACCCCGCTGGAGAAGATCCGCGAGCAGATGATGATGTCCTATGACTACGGTGTGGACAGGATCTGGGTCACGAACGTGGGCGATCTCAAGTTCAACGAAGCCCCGATCGATTACTGGTTCAAGCTGGCCTACGACGTGGACACCTGGGGCGCGCTGGACGGACCGGACAGGGCTCACAAGGAGTTCGCGGAAAAGGAGTTCGGCGAGGAACTGGCCGACGACATTGCGGAGATCATCTTTGACTACACGTACATGAACAACGTGAGGAAGCCCGAGATCGTGCTCAGCAACACGTTCAGCCTCACATACTTTGGCGAGGCCGAAACCATGCTGGCGAAGTATGAGGCCATCGCCGACAAGGCCCTGGAGATCAAGAAGCAGATCCCACTGGAGAGGATGGACGCCTACTACAATCTGGTACTCCACCCCACGCTCATCTCCTGCAACGCGTGGAAGCTGATGATCAACCTTCAGAAAAACCAGGCTTACCAGGCCCTGGGGCTGCCCGTCGCCAACGACTACGCCGAGATCGCGCGGGCCTGCCTGCTGTTTGACAACTTCACCATGTACAACACCTATGGCGCCCCGGGTCTCTTCTATCCGAATTACGCCAGCGACGTCGCGCAGATCAAGGCCGTGCTGGGAGAAGATATCATCGCGGCCGACGAGAACTCCTATTACTGCGTGGGAGACGGCAAATATTACGGTTATTACCCGCGCCGCAATCAAACGGCTCCCTACAGCGTCGTCTCCGACAGTTCTATCTACTACCTTGGGCTGACGTCGTGGGCGCACCGCACATCCCAGTTCGCCTTCACGACCACAGGTTCCGCCTGGAGCCGGATCTACAGCGTCACCCCGACGGCGGATCCGAGCATGGTCGTCCTGCCGCAGTCCTGGCTGAGCGCGACCCTGCCCAACGCGAAGACCGGTACCGTCGCCCTGCACAAATTCACAAGTTACGGCGACGAGACGCGCTATATCGACGTGGGCAACACCAGCCTGACACCGTTTGACTACACCGCGGCGGCCAGCGAACCGTGGATCGTGCTCGACAAAACCGCCGGCACGGCGGAAAAGCTCGACAGAATCTACGTCCGCGTCGACTGGACCAAGGTGCCGGCCGGAGGCAGCGCGAGCGGCAGTGTCGTCATCGCCGGGGCGGGCGCCGAAGTCGCCGTCACGGTGACCGCCGAAGTCTTTGACACGGCCGGCCTGCCGGACAAGACCTTTGTCGAGACCGACGGCTACATCTCCATTCTCTCCAAGCATTACGCTTCCTCCGTGCCCGCGGAGAAAGACGGCGTGACCTATCAGTGGACCGAGCTGCCCGATTACGGCCGCGTGCTGTCCTCGATGAAGGTGATGCCGACCGCGCTGGACGCCGGATTCGGCGGCGGGCGCACGCCCGGTGTGGACGCACCGTATCTGGAATACAACGTCTACATCAAGACGCCGGGTGATATCGACATTATCACGCAATGGGCGCCGACGAACGGCATGGATCCGCGACAGCTCACGACGCTCAACTACGGCGTGCAGCTGGGCGACGACGAGGAGCCGCAGATTGTCAATTCGCTGGCGCGCAACTTCCTGGTCACGAACGGCGGCAGCATCATGTGGTCCGACGGCGCCGAGAGCGCGACGCGCACGATCACGCTGCGCAACAATGGCGCCCGCAACATCTCCCAGCACACCGTGACGGAACCGGGTGTGTACACGCTGAGGATCTACATGGTAAATGACGGCTCGACGCTGCAGAAGATCCTCGTCGGCACGAACACGCTGGCGAGGTCGACCGTGGCCGTCTTGAACAACCAGTTGGATACAATGACCAACGTCCGGTTTAACTACCCGGCGTACACGACGCCGACCATACTGACCGGTCAGCGCGACGGCACCGGCGCCAGCAACGCCGCCTACTTTGGCCCGCCGGAATCGTACTGCACGGAAAAAAAAAGTGATGCCGGCGCGCACTGGGTCGGCACATGGGCCAGCGCGCAGTATTACGGCGACCCCGGCAGCAGCGACGGAGGCACGCGCGACGCCGGAAACGCGGCGCTGACCCTGCCCGGCGCCACGCTTCGCCAGATCATCCGTACCGCCATAGCCGGTCCTCAACTGCGCCTGACGTTCTCCAACGAATACGGGGCCACGCCGCTGACCATTCAGGCGGCGAGCGTCGCCAAAGCCAATGGGGCGAACAACACCTCCGACGTCGACGTCTCGACCAACACGGCCGTCACCTTCAACGGGGGCAGCGCGGGCGTTACCATTCAGCCCGGGGCCTTCGCGACGTCCGACCCCCTCGATTTTCCGGTGGCCGCGCTGGAGAGAATCGCGGTGTCCACATACTTTGGCGACGTGCCGACGCGGCTGAGCGCGCACATTGCCGCGAGGGCCAACAGTTACTTGCAGCGGGACGCCAACGCGATTTTGGACGCGGCCCTGACGGGTTCCACCTTCACCCACTGGTTTACGCTGTGCAGCGCGGACGTTCTGGCGCCGCTGCAAAACAAATCCATCGTGGCGCTTGGCGACTCGATCACCGACGGGTACGGCGTGACGAACGAGCTGTATACACGCTGGGTGGACATCCTGATGAACGATCTGCAGGCCAACCCAGACACCCGCCATCTCTCCGTCGTCAACATGGGCATCGGGACCAACGCGCTGCTCAGCGGGACAAATCCGCTGGCGGCGAGAAGCCGGTTCGAGCGAGACGTACTCAACCAACCGGGGGTCGGCTATGTGGTGTTCCTGATCGGCGTCAACGATCTCCCGGGTGGCAACCAGACCCCGGCCAACATGATCGCGGCCTTTGACGAACTGTTTAAGGCGGCGGCGGCAAAAGGCATCAAAGTATACGGCGGCACCATCTCTCCCCGCGGCTCAAGCGTGGGGCAGGACGCCAACCGGCAGACTGTCAACACTTGGATCCGGCAACAGTACGCGGAGGGCAATCTATACGGGCTGGCCGATTTTGACGAACTGCTGAGAAACCCGACCAGCCAAAACACGCTGTCGGCGGCCTATCGGAACGACAGCATTCATCCGAACGCGGCGGGGTACGCGGCTATGGGCGACTATGTATATTCCCTAATATTGGAAGACATAGTTTCCAGCACCGCCAACTGA
- a CDS encoding substrate-binding domain-containing protein has protein sequence MSVNNRRVTIKDIAQQAGVSIGSVHCALNDKPGVSDSTRQKIISIANQLQYQANTVAASLKSKPKLIAQAFPGPTEEFRYYFSHMWDGCRDYVKTIRDFNVDVVEVPYYNMENNLAEELRGVRERNEVDGLVAFGNMDAQAVEELNVFLQRGIPVILVGADIPQSGRLLSVMPNYFTIGKMLAEIITRQINQSAEILVCAGDVVLPSHNLVLQGLGAYLEENELTNPVYKIHTSFNNRMDYGRIVYELEKHPDIEACTCVYARGSLLLGQALKDTGRVGRVIAIGSDMFEENVELLREGVFTNLLNKNPYLQAYTAIRCMTDYLLRGVVPSKSILYTGSEFVFQSNLEMYDNGFYRLLL, from the coding sequence TTGAGTGTCAACAACAGGAGAGTGACCATCAAAGACATTGCCCAACAGGCCGGTGTGTCGATCGGGTCGGTACACTGTGCGTTAAATGACAAACCTGGGGTGAGCGACAGCACGCGGCAGAAGATCATCAGCATCGCCAACCAACTGCAATACCAGGCCAACACGGTGGCGGCCTCCTTGAAGAGCAAGCCAAAGTTAATCGCCCAGGCCTTCCCGGGCCCGACGGAGGAGTTTCGTTACTACTTCTCTCACATGTGGGACGGATGCCGGGACTATGTGAAAACCATCCGCGATTTCAACGTAGATGTGGTGGAAGTGCCATATTATAACATGGAGAACAACCTGGCGGAGGAACTGAGAGGGGTGAGGGAGCGCAATGAGGTAGACGGTTTGGTCGCCTTTGGCAATATGGACGCGCAGGCCGTGGAAGAACTCAATGTCTTTCTGCAAAGGGGGATCCCGGTGATCCTGGTGGGGGCGGACATCCCGCAGTCGGGGCGGCTGCTCAGCGTGATGCCGAACTATTTTACCATCGGCAAAATGCTTGCCGAGATCATCACGAGGCAGATCAATCAATCGGCGGAGATCTTGGTCTGTGCGGGCGATGTGGTTCTACCCTCGCACAATCTGGTGTTGCAGGGGCTTGGCGCGTATCTGGAAGAAAACGAGTTGACGAATCCCGTCTACAAGATACATACCTCTTTCAACAACCGGATGGACTACGGCAGGATCGTCTACGAACTGGAAAAGCATCCCGACATCGAGGCCTGCACCTGCGTCTATGCGAGAGGGAGCCTGCTCCTTGGGCAGGCACTGAAGGACACGGGGCGCGTGGGGCGCGTGATTGCCATCGGCAGTGACATGTTTGAAGAAAATGTGGAACTCTTGCGCGAAGGTGTGTTTACCAATCTGCTGAACAAGAACCCCTATCTCCAGGCCTACACGGCCATCCGGTGTATGACGGACTATCTGCTGCGCGGCGTGGTTCCGTCCAAGAGTATATTGTACACCGGCAGCGAATTTGTCTTTCAGAGCAACCTTGAGATGTACGACAACGGCTTTTATCGTTTGCTTCTGTGA